A genomic region of Nymphaea colorata isolate Beijing-Zhang1983 chromosome 2, ASM883128v2, whole genome shotgun sequence contains the following coding sequences:
- the LOC116248001 gene encoding dihydroorotate dehydrogenase (quinone), mitochondrial-like isoform X2, whose translation MLGVVIAGGAYVSTADEATFSGWLFDATKLVNPLFALLDPETAHRLAISAAARGFIPREKRPDPSILEVEVWGQKFSNPLGLAAGYDKNAEAVESLLGLGFSFIEVGSVTPIPQEGTQKPCIFRIPLERAIIGRDCVNSEGLVAVVERLAGQYGKIKFKRKSDGPEHGGTAGHGIVGVNIGKNTTSEDAAADYLQGFHTLCHIADYLVINVSPPNTPGLRKLEGRKQLKDLVRKIQSARDEMLWGERGPPPLLVKISPDLSRQDLEDIAAVALTLRLDGLIISNTTTSRPEPVNKYPVSKESGGLSGKPLFSLSTDILKEMYILTQGKITLVGCGGVSSGEDAYRKIRAGATLVQIYTAFSYEGPALVPRIKAELARCLEGDGFKSVHEAVGADCR comes from the exons ATGTTGGGTGTTGTGATTGCTGGAGGTGCATATGTAAGTACAGCAGATGAAGCAACATTCAG TGGATGGCTCTTTGATGCAACAAAGCTTGTGAATCCTCTCTTTGCGTTGTTAGATCCCGAGACTGCTCATCGTTTGGCAATATCAGCTGCAGCACGTGGGTTCATCCCAAGGGAAAAGAGGCCTGACCCATCAATATTGGAAGTGGAGGTCTGGgggcaaaaattttcaaatccgCTTGGCCTTGCTGCAGGATACGATAAAAATGCTGAGGCTGTGGAGAGTTTGTTAGGACTTGGCTTCAGTTTCATTGAAGTTGGTTCTGTGACACCCATTCCACAAGAGGGTACTCAAAAGCCTTGCATATTCAGAATACCACTAGAGAG AGCTATCATTGGCCGAGATTGTGTTAACAGTGAGGGTCTTGTAGCGGTTGTTGAACGCTTGGCTGGTCAATATGGCAAGATCAAATTTAAAAGGAAATCTGATGGTCCAGAACATGGAGGAACAGCGGGACATGGCATTGTTGGTGTAAACATTGGCAAGAATACGACGAGTGAAGATGCAGCTGCTGATTACCTTCAAGGATTTCATACTTTGTGTCATATTGCTGATTATTTG GTTATAAATGTTTCACCTCCAAATACCCCAGGCTTACGTAAACTTGAGGGAAGGAAACAACTTAAAGACCTCGTTAGAAAG ATCCAATCTGCTCGTGATGAAATGCTATGGGGTGAGAGAGGGCCTCCTCCATTACTTGTAAAGATTTCCCCTGATCTGTCTAGACAGGACCTTGAAGACATTGCTGCA GTTGCTCTAACTTTGCGGCTCGATGGACTG ATTATATCAAACACAACCACTTCGAGGCCAGAACCTGTAAATAAATACCCTGTGTCTAAGGAGTCTGGTGGATTGAGTGGAAAGCCTCTATTTAGTTTGTCTACCGACATTCTTAAGGAGATGTACATCCTAACCCAG GGGAAAATCACTCTTGTTGGCTGTGGAGGGGTCAGCAG TGGTGAGGATGCATATAGAAAGATTCGGGCGGGAGCAACCCTTGTTCAAATCTATACAGCATTTTCATACGAGGGACCTGCTTTGGTGCCACGAATAAAG GCTGAGCTGGCAAGATGCCTGGAGGGAGATGGTTTTAAATCAGTCCACGAAGCTGTTGGTGCGGACTGTAGATAG
- the LOC116248611 gene encoding trihelix transcription factor ENAP1-like, translating into MQEGEGTAAMFIPSLVGSMERDRPKRDEWSEGAVANLLDAYEAKWVMRNRAKLKAEDWEDVARRVSSRANSTKPPKTLTQCKNKIESMKKRYRYECNNANVSWPLFHRLDSLLCCRSPPARPRPPLLLLEPGPSAEKDPPVADGEQGARRRKAKGKSSWALARSIRCLADAMMRTETVKMEAMREVERARAEAEARNRELEIRRVEIIAKTQVKIARILGGRKRKETNRLDPDGAAAISVAATALHCLLH; encoded by the coding sequence ATGCAGGAAGGCGAAGGAACTGCCGCCATGTTCATTCCCAGCTTGGTTGGTTCAATGGAGAGGGATCGTCCCAAGAGAGACGAATGGAGCGAGGGAGCCGTGGCGAACCTGCTGGATGCCTACGAGGCCAAGTGGGTCATGCGGAACCGTGCGAAGCTCAAGGCCGAGGACTGGGAGGACGTTGCCCGCCGGGTATCGTCTCGGGCCAACTCCACGAAGCCGCCGAAAACGCTGACGCAGTGCAAGAACAAGATTGAATCCATGAAGAAGCGCTACCGCTACGAATGCAACAATGCCAACGTCTCCTGGCCCCTGTTTCACCGCCTCGACTCGCTTCTCTGCTGTCGGTCGCCGCCGGCGAGGCCGCGGCCGCCGCTCTTGCTGCTCGAGCCCGGTCCTAGCGCCGAGAAGGACCCGCCGGTGGCAGATGGTGAACAGGGAGCGAGGAGAAGGAAGGCGAAGGGGAAGAGCAGTTGGGCGCTGGCGAGGAGCATCCGGTGCCTGGCGGACGCGATGATGAGGACCGAGACGGTGAAGATGGAGGCGATGAGGGAGGTGGAGCGCGCGCGGGCGGAGGCAGAGGCCCGGAACAGGGAGCTGGAGATCAGGCGGGTAGAGATCATAGCGAAGACGCAGGTGAAGATTGCGAGGATTCTCGGCGGAAGGAAGCGGAAGGAGACTAACAGACTTGATCCCGACGGGGCTGCTGCCATCTCCGTCGCTGCGACGGCCCTTCACTGTTTGCTTCATTAA
- the LOC116246811 gene encoding PH, RCC1 and FYVE domains-containing protein 1-like isoform X2 codes for MSDTCSPRALTRGSSFVSPLCIANSLHKDGDDRRPPTLHGSSSKNSEDKASSYVGSPPKHSEVKSSSHVLSPKAFPPRNFIGGSAQSLSSGISDGVNEQMKSSATETVRVSMSSVVSSSSQGSGHEDADAIRDVFIWGEDTGEGALGGGIHRAGTCAGVKIDSLLPKAVELTALFDIRSIACGGKHAALVTREGELFSWGEDSGGRLGHGVNVDVSHPKLVNSLSGVNVAVVACGEYHTCAVTLSGELYTWGDGAYHSGLLGHGDEVSKWIPKRVNFPLGALPVSSVSCGPWHTAVVTSAGQLFTFGDGTFGVLGHGDCRSVTRPREVETLRGLRTICAACGVWHTAAVVDVMCGTPNSNGSSGRLFTWGDGYKGMLGHGDNESRLVPASVVALAEFNFSQVACGHRLTVALAASGHVYTMGSTVYGQLGNVQSDGKIPARVEGKLQNGFVEEISCGAYHVTALTSRTEVYTWGKGANGQLGHGDTRDRNAPCLVEALKDKQVKSVVCGSNFTAAICLHKQVSSIDQSMCSGCHLPFNFKRKRHNCYNCGLLFCNACAAKKSVKASMAPNCNKPYRVCGSCFNKLKKNLDKFSGSHATISRTGSTYLIYSGSVEKDDIFGLRSEDQMRLSSAESLTHVEGTYSSNGKKKLDLNSTRVSPVPHCGSQWGGFTSSGSFNPVFGSAQPFFSDWVPGSRVVSGETSISRLPSPLRSTTQTTSLVRSSSPKIGACDARTDNSLTHEVLQLRVQVEHLTQKAELLEVELEKASKQFNEAMTIAREERAKCKAAKEVIEALSIQFKAMDKRLLTGDADLTTPGLLISKGSSTLTDAFVLHAEELSSRENHIRVGNSGASTRNIVQSNQSHEHDGEWVEQDEPGVYITLTSLHGGTNNLKRVRFSRKQFSKERATQWWAENQTRVCKQYNVHMVDKCGIFVGHDAASS; via the exons ATGTCAGATACATGTAGCCCGCGAGCATTAACTCGAGGTTCTTCATTCGTCTCCCCATTGTGTATTGCAAATAGCTTACATAAG GATGGAGACGATCGCCGACCTCCTACACTGCATGGAAGCTCATCTAAGAATAGCGAAGATAAGGCATCTTCTTATGTTGGTAGCCCACCTAAGCATAGCGAAGTTAAgtcatcttctcatgttttaTCGCCCAAAGCATTTCCGCCTAGAAACTTTATTGGTGGTTCTGCTCAGTCTTTGTCGTCAGGCATCTCAGATGGTGTAAATGAACAAATGAAAAGCTCTGCAACTGAGACAGTTAGAGTTAGTATGTCAAGTGTTGTGAGCTCATCAAGCCAAGGTTCTGGTCATGAAGATGCTGATGCAATTAGGGATGTTTTCATTTGGGGTGAAGATACAGGAGAAGGGGCTCTGGGTGGCGGAATTCACAGGGCTGGTACTTGTGCTGGTGTCAAAATTGACTCTCTTTTACCAAAAGCTGTGGAATTAACAGCATTGTTTGATATTCGGAGTATAGCTTGCGGTGGAAAACATGCCGCCTTGGTCACCAGGGAAGGGGAGCTCTTCTCTTGGGGGGAGGACTCTGGTGGCCGACTTGGGCATGGTGTAAATGTTGATGTTTCACATCCAAAGCTTGTAAATTCTCTCAGCGGCGTGAATGTTGCAGTCGTTGCTTGTGGTGAATATCATACGTGTGCTGTAACTTTGTCTGGAGAACTTTATACATGGGGTGATGGTGCCTATCATTCTGGACTCCTCGGACATGGTGATGAAGTGAGCAAATGGATCCCCAAAAGGGTAAATTTTCCTTTGGGGGCCTTGCCTGTCTCTTCTGTTTCCTGTGGCCCTTGGCATACAGCTGTCGTGACTTCAGCTGGGCAGTTGTTTACTTTTGGTGATGGAACTTTTGGTGTTCTTGGACATGGAGACTGCAGAAGTGTGACTAGACCGAGAGAAGTGGAGACTTTGAGGGGTCTGCGCACGATATGTGCTGCCTGCGGTGTGTGGCATACGGCTGCGGTCGTAGATGTCATGTGTGGGACTCCTAATTCAAATGGTTCTTCTGGCAGGCTGTTTACATGGGGTGACGGTTACAAAGGTATGCTTGGACACGGTGATAATGAATCTAGACTTGTCCCTGCTAGTGTGGTAGCACTGGCAGAGTTCAACTTTAGCCAAGTAGCTTGTGGCCATCGCTTAACAGTCGCTCTCGCAGCCTCAGGTCATGTTTACACTATGGGCAGCACAGTTTATGGTCAACTGGGGAATGTCCAATCCGATGGGAAGATCCCTGCTCGTGTTGAGGGAAAACTACAGAACGGTTTTGTTGAAGAAATTTCCTGTGGTGCTTATCATGTTACAGCATTGACATCAAGAACGGAAGTATATACTTGGGGGAAAGGAGCAAATGGACAGCTGGGCCATGGGGACACAAGAGATAGGAATGCCCCATGTTTGGTTGAAGCCTTAAAAGATAAGCAGGTCAAAAGTGTTGTCTGTGGCTCTAATTTTACAGCAGCTATTTGTTTGCACAAACAGGTTTCTAGCATTGATCAATCCATGTGCTCTGGCTGCCATCTCCCATTTAATTTCAAAAGGAAGCGCCATAACTGCTACAATTGTGGGCTTCTATTCTGTAATGCATGCGCTGCAAAGAAATCAGTTAAAGCTTCCATGGCCCCAAACTGTAACAAACCGTATCGTGTCTGTGGGAGTTGCTTCAATAAGCTGAAGAAAAATCTAGATAAATTTTCTGGTTCTCATGCAACAATTAGTAGGACAGGAAGCACATATCTCATCTACAGTGGTTCAGTTGAGAAGGATGATATATTTGGGTTGAGATCTGAGGACCAGATGAGATTATCTTCTGCTGAATCCCTCACGCACGTTGAAGGAACATACTCGTCgaatggaaagaagaaattgGACTTAAACAGCACCCGAGTATCACCTGTTCCTCACTGTGGCAGTCAATGGGGTGGTTTTACTTCTTCAGGATCATTTAATCCAGTGTTTGGATCTGCACAGCCCTTTTTCTCAGATTGGGTTCCTGGGTCCAGAGTTGTTTCAGGAGAAACATCTATTTCTAGACTGCCCAGCCCCCTACGTTCTACAACACAAACAACTAGTCTGGTTCGGTCTTCTTCACCTAAAATAGGTGCATGTGATGCCAGGACAGATAATAGCTTGACCCACGAGGTTCTTCAGTTAAGAGTACAG GTGGAACATCTCACCCAAAAAGCCGAGCTTCTGGAAGTTGAGCTTGAAAAGGCTTCAAAACAATTTAACGAAGCTATGACTATTGCCAGGGAAGAAAGAGCCAAATGTAAGGCTGCTAAGGAAGTCATTGAAGCTCTTTCCATTCAG TTTAAAGCAATGGATAAAAGGCTCCTCACTGGAGATGCCGATTTGACTACGCCTGGTTTATTAATTAGCAAAGGAAGTTCAACTTTGACCGATGCCTTTGTCTTACATGCTGAAGAATTGAGCAGT AGGGAAAATCATATCAGAGTAGGCAATTCAGGAGCTTCCACAAGAAATATTGTACAATCAAATCAAAGCCATGAACATGATGGAGAATGGGTTGAGCAAGATGAGCCAGGGGTATATATAACCCTTACTTCCTTGCATGGTGGCACTAACAATCTCAAGCGTGTCCGCTTCAG TCGGAAGCAATTCAGCAAGGAGCGAGCAACACAATGGTGGGCTGAAAATCAGACAAGAGTATGCAAACAGTACAATGTGCACATGGTTGATAAATGTGGGATTTTTGTGGGCCATGATGCTGCTTCTTCTTGA
- the LOC116246811 gene encoding PH, RCC1 and FYVE domains-containing protein 1-like isoform X1 gives MSDTCSPRALTRGSSFVSPLCIANSLHKDGDDRRPPTLHGSSSKNSEDKASSYVGSPPKHSEVKSSSHVLSPKAFPPRNFIGGSAQSLSSGISDGVNEQMKSSATETVRVSMSSVVSSSSQGSGHEDADAIRDVFIWGEDTGEGALGGGIHRAGTCAGVKIDSLLPKAVELTALFDIRSIACGGKHAALVTREGELFSWGEDSGGRLGHGVNVDVSHPKLVNSLSGVNVAVVACGEYHTCAVTLSGELYTWGDGAYHSGLLGHGDEVSKWIPKRVNFPLGALPVSSVSCGPWHTAVVTSAGQLFTFGDGTFGVLGHGDCRSVTRPREVETLRGLRTICAACGVWHTAAVVDVMCGTPNSNGSSGRLFTWGDGYKGMLGHGDNESRLVPASVVALAEFNFSQVACGHRLTVALAASGHVYTMGSTVYGQLGNVQSDGKIPARVEGKLQNGFVEEISCGAYHVTALTSRTEVYTWGKGANGQLGHGDTRDRNAPCLVEALKDKQVKSVVCGSNFTAAICLHKQVSSIDQSMCSGCHLPFNFKRKRHNCYNCGLLFCNACAAKKSVKASMAPNCNKPYRVCGSCFNKLKKNLDKFSGSHATISRTGSTYLIYSGSVEKDDIFGLRSEDQMRLSSAESLTHVEGTYSSNGKKKLDLNSTRVSPVPHCGSQWGGFTSSGSFNPVFGSAQPFFSDWVPGSRVVSGETSISRLPSPLRSTTQTTSLVRSSSPKIGACDARTDNSLTHEVLQLRVQVEHLTQKAELLEVELEKASKQFNEAMTIAREERAKCKAAKEVIEALSIQFKAMDKRLLTGDADLTTPGLLISKGSSTLTDAFVLHAEELSSVSTHCVADRSLTIINKPPVAHVSSYNTIQRENHIRVGNSGASTRNIVQSNQSHEHDGEWVEQDEPGVYITLTSLHGGTNNLKRVRFSRKQFSKERATQWWAENQTRVCKQYNVHMVDKCGIFVGHDAASS, from the exons ATGTCAGATACATGTAGCCCGCGAGCATTAACTCGAGGTTCTTCATTCGTCTCCCCATTGTGTATTGCAAATAGCTTACATAAG GATGGAGACGATCGCCGACCTCCTACACTGCATGGAAGCTCATCTAAGAATAGCGAAGATAAGGCATCTTCTTATGTTGGTAGCCCACCTAAGCATAGCGAAGTTAAgtcatcttctcatgttttaTCGCCCAAAGCATTTCCGCCTAGAAACTTTATTGGTGGTTCTGCTCAGTCTTTGTCGTCAGGCATCTCAGATGGTGTAAATGAACAAATGAAAAGCTCTGCAACTGAGACAGTTAGAGTTAGTATGTCAAGTGTTGTGAGCTCATCAAGCCAAGGTTCTGGTCATGAAGATGCTGATGCAATTAGGGATGTTTTCATTTGGGGTGAAGATACAGGAGAAGGGGCTCTGGGTGGCGGAATTCACAGGGCTGGTACTTGTGCTGGTGTCAAAATTGACTCTCTTTTACCAAAAGCTGTGGAATTAACAGCATTGTTTGATATTCGGAGTATAGCTTGCGGTGGAAAACATGCCGCCTTGGTCACCAGGGAAGGGGAGCTCTTCTCTTGGGGGGAGGACTCTGGTGGCCGACTTGGGCATGGTGTAAATGTTGATGTTTCACATCCAAAGCTTGTAAATTCTCTCAGCGGCGTGAATGTTGCAGTCGTTGCTTGTGGTGAATATCATACGTGTGCTGTAACTTTGTCTGGAGAACTTTATACATGGGGTGATGGTGCCTATCATTCTGGACTCCTCGGACATGGTGATGAAGTGAGCAAATGGATCCCCAAAAGGGTAAATTTTCCTTTGGGGGCCTTGCCTGTCTCTTCTGTTTCCTGTGGCCCTTGGCATACAGCTGTCGTGACTTCAGCTGGGCAGTTGTTTACTTTTGGTGATGGAACTTTTGGTGTTCTTGGACATGGAGACTGCAGAAGTGTGACTAGACCGAGAGAAGTGGAGACTTTGAGGGGTCTGCGCACGATATGTGCTGCCTGCGGTGTGTGGCATACGGCTGCGGTCGTAGATGTCATGTGTGGGACTCCTAATTCAAATGGTTCTTCTGGCAGGCTGTTTACATGGGGTGACGGTTACAAAGGTATGCTTGGACACGGTGATAATGAATCTAGACTTGTCCCTGCTAGTGTGGTAGCACTGGCAGAGTTCAACTTTAGCCAAGTAGCTTGTGGCCATCGCTTAACAGTCGCTCTCGCAGCCTCAGGTCATGTTTACACTATGGGCAGCACAGTTTATGGTCAACTGGGGAATGTCCAATCCGATGGGAAGATCCCTGCTCGTGTTGAGGGAAAACTACAGAACGGTTTTGTTGAAGAAATTTCCTGTGGTGCTTATCATGTTACAGCATTGACATCAAGAACGGAAGTATATACTTGGGGGAAAGGAGCAAATGGACAGCTGGGCCATGGGGACACAAGAGATAGGAATGCCCCATGTTTGGTTGAAGCCTTAAAAGATAAGCAGGTCAAAAGTGTTGTCTGTGGCTCTAATTTTACAGCAGCTATTTGTTTGCACAAACAGGTTTCTAGCATTGATCAATCCATGTGCTCTGGCTGCCATCTCCCATTTAATTTCAAAAGGAAGCGCCATAACTGCTACAATTGTGGGCTTCTATTCTGTAATGCATGCGCTGCAAAGAAATCAGTTAAAGCTTCCATGGCCCCAAACTGTAACAAACCGTATCGTGTCTGTGGGAGTTGCTTCAATAAGCTGAAGAAAAATCTAGATAAATTTTCTGGTTCTCATGCAACAATTAGTAGGACAGGAAGCACATATCTCATCTACAGTGGTTCAGTTGAGAAGGATGATATATTTGGGTTGAGATCTGAGGACCAGATGAGATTATCTTCTGCTGAATCCCTCACGCACGTTGAAGGAACATACTCGTCgaatggaaagaagaaattgGACTTAAACAGCACCCGAGTATCACCTGTTCCTCACTGTGGCAGTCAATGGGGTGGTTTTACTTCTTCAGGATCATTTAATCCAGTGTTTGGATCTGCACAGCCCTTTTTCTCAGATTGGGTTCCTGGGTCCAGAGTTGTTTCAGGAGAAACATCTATTTCTAGACTGCCCAGCCCCCTACGTTCTACAACACAAACAACTAGTCTGGTTCGGTCTTCTTCACCTAAAATAGGTGCATGTGATGCCAGGACAGATAATAGCTTGACCCACGAGGTTCTTCAGTTAAGAGTACAG GTGGAACATCTCACCCAAAAAGCCGAGCTTCTGGAAGTTGAGCTTGAAAAGGCTTCAAAACAATTTAACGAAGCTATGACTATTGCCAGGGAAGAAAGAGCCAAATGTAAGGCTGCTAAGGAAGTCATTGAAGCTCTTTCCATTCAG TTTAAAGCAATGGATAAAAGGCTCCTCACTGGAGATGCCGATTTGACTACGCCTGGTTTATTAATTAGCAAAGGAAGTTCAACTTTGACCGATGCCTTTGTCTTACATGCTGAAGAATTGAGCAGTGTAAGTACTCACTGTGTTGCTGATCGGAGTCTGACCATTATAAATAAGCCACCAGTTGCTCATGTTTCATCTTATAATACCATCCAGAGGGAAAATCATATCAGAGTAGGCAATTCAGGAGCTTCCACAAGAAATATTGTACAATCAAATCAAAGCCATGAACATGATGGAGAATGGGTTGAGCAAGATGAGCCAGGGGTATATATAACCCTTACTTCCTTGCATGGTGGCACTAACAATCTCAAGCGTGTCCGCTTCAG TCGGAAGCAATTCAGCAAGGAGCGAGCAACACAATGGTGGGCTGAAAATCAGACAAGAGTATGCAAACAGTACAATGTGCACATGGTTGATAAATGTGGGATTTTTGTGGGCCATGATGCTGCTTCTTCTTGA
- the LOC116248001 gene encoding dihydroorotate dehydrogenase (quinone), mitochondrial-like isoform X1 codes for MARQCSRLLRLGFTSMSCLFERGNGGGAPFRATAHKWSCRRFTAAPPPPPRRSADRRTRVTMGRILTGTMLGVVIAGGAYVSTADEATFSGWLFDATKLVNPLFALLDPETAHRLAISAAARGFIPREKRPDPSILEVEVWGQKFSNPLGLAAGYDKNAEAVESLLGLGFSFIEVGSVTPIPQEGTQKPCIFRIPLERAIIGRDCVNSEGLVAVVERLAGQYGKIKFKRKSDGPEHGGTAGHGIVGVNIGKNTTSEDAAADYLQGFHTLCHIADYLVINVSPPNTPGLRKLEGRKQLKDLVRKIQSARDEMLWGERGPPPLLVKISPDLSRQDLEDIAAVALTLRLDGLIISNTTTSRPEPVNKYPVSKESGGLSGKPLFSLSTDILKEMYILTQGKITLVGCGGVSSGEDAYRKIRAGATLVQIYTAFSYEGPALVPRIKAELARCLEGDGFKSVHEAVGADCR; via the exons ATGGCGCGCCAATGCAGCAGGCTCCTCCGGTTAGGGTTTACTTCCATGTCTTGCCTCTTTGAAAGAGGAAATGGAGGAGGAGCCCCATTTCGCGCCACCGCCCATAAATGGAGCTGCCGGCGCTTCACCGccgctcctcctcctcctcctcgtcggTCCGCGGATAGGCGCACTCGCGTCACCATG GGAAGGATATTGACTGGAACCATGTTGGGTGTTGTGATTGCTGGAGGTGCATATGTAAGTACAGCAGATGAAGCAACATTCAG TGGATGGCTCTTTGATGCAACAAAGCTTGTGAATCCTCTCTTTGCGTTGTTAGATCCCGAGACTGCTCATCGTTTGGCAATATCAGCTGCAGCACGTGGGTTCATCCCAAGGGAAAAGAGGCCTGACCCATCAATATTGGAAGTGGAGGTCTGGgggcaaaaattttcaaatccgCTTGGCCTTGCTGCAGGATACGATAAAAATGCTGAGGCTGTGGAGAGTTTGTTAGGACTTGGCTTCAGTTTCATTGAAGTTGGTTCTGTGACACCCATTCCACAAGAGGGTACTCAAAAGCCTTGCATATTCAGAATACCACTAGAGAG AGCTATCATTGGCCGAGATTGTGTTAACAGTGAGGGTCTTGTAGCGGTTGTTGAACGCTTGGCTGGTCAATATGGCAAGATCAAATTTAAAAGGAAATCTGATGGTCCAGAACATGGAGGAACAGCGGGACATGGCATTGTTGGTGTAAACATTGGCAAGAATACGACGAGTGAAGATGCAGCTGCTGATTACCTTCAAGGATTTCATACTTTGTGTCATATTGCTGATTATTTG GTTATAAATGTTTCACCTCCAAATACCCCAGGCTTACGTAAACTTGAGGGAAGGAAACAACTTAAAGACCTCGTTAGAAAG ATCCAATCTGCTCGTGATGAAATGCTATGGGGTGAGAGAGGGCCTCCTCCATTACTTGTAAAGATTTCCCCTGATCTGTCTAGACAGGACCTTGAAGACATTGCTGCA GTTGCTCTAACTTTGCGGCTCGATGGACTG ATTATATCAAACACAACCACTTCGAGGCCAGAACCTGTAAATAAATACCCTGTGTCTAAGGAGTCTGGTGGATTGAGTGGAAAGCCTCTATTTAGTTTGTCTACCGACATTCTTAAGGAGATGTACATCCTAACCCAG GGGAAAATCACTCTTGTTGGCTGTGGAGGGGTCAGCAG TGGTGAGGATGCATATAGAAAGATTCGGGCGGGAGCAACCCTTGTTCAAATCTATACAGCATTTTCATACGAGGGACCTGCTTTGGTGCCACGAATAAAG GCTGAGCTGGCAAGATGCCTGGAGGGAGATGGTTTTAAATCAGTCCACGAAGCTGTTGGTGCGGACTGTAGATAG